A part of Arachis hypogaea cultivar Tifrunner chromosome 12, arahy.Tifrunner.gnm2.J5K5, whole genome shotgun sequence genomic DNA contains:
- the LOC140176806 gene encoding uncharacterized protein: MDEHVEDDEQEFPSLYDGPSRVARDFNDLVADGEQELYIGCSKYSKLSFLVKLYHIKCMCSVSDKTISTIQDLLRDAFDHAKLLRTFYEAKKTIRKLGIEYKKTDDCPNDCMLYRGDDEDLTKCKQCGTSRWKQKARKGNDIDIYLQPLVDELKQLWDGVKTYDANTKCTFKMFVALMWTVRFDGQVENRDSPKILFGTDILRQQSNVHVSFGKMINMIGQIRCNGEDANQCDSNWKKSVFFDLPYWKESILCHNLDVMHIEKNVCNNVVFTILNDSEKSKDNLKAQKDLQCMGIRLELWPHDGEKYSSAIFTMSNSQKDIFLKTLQKVVFPDSYSSNIMHCVDLRQRKLTGLKSHDCHILMEHLLPILVKNALLAPVARSWYLGRMKQYARNRDHAEGSIAEGYLSEEILTFFSRYLDNIETKMNRPVRVNDQPNGVISNACEIMFPKVGKALGAATHFKLNQMERHQAHHHVLVNCEAVSEFID; encoded by the exons ATGGATGAACATGTTGAGGATGATGAACAAGAATTTCCAAGTTTATACGATGGGCCAAGTCGCGTGGCGAGGGATTTTAATGATTTAGTTGCTGATGGAGAGCAGGAATTATATATCGGATGCTCAAAATACTCAAAGTTATCATTCTTAGTGAAGCTTTACCATATAAAGTGTATGTGTAGTGTTAGTGACAAGACAATATCAACGATCCAAGATTTGTTGCGAGATGCATTTGACCACGCTAAACTTCTGAGGACATTCTATGAGGCCAAGAAGACGATTAGGAAACTGGGAATTGAATACAAGAAAACAGATGATTGTCCAAATGATTGCATGTTATACCGGGGTGATGATGAAGACTTGACCAAGTGCAAACAATGCGGGACTTCAAGATGGAAGCAAAAGGCGCGGAAGG GTAATGATATAGATATTTACCTGCAGCCCTTAGTTGATGAGTTGAAGCAATTATGGGATGGCGTTAAAACCTACGATGCTAATACGAAATGCACTTTCAAGATGTTCGTGGCATTGATGTGGACT GTAAGATTTGACGGCCAAGTAGAGAACAGAGATTCTCCAAAGATATTGTTTGGAACAGATATCTTGAGGCAACAATCAAATGTTCACGTATCATTTGGAAAGATGATAAACATGATAGGACAAATAAGATGCAATGGTGAAGATGCCAACCAGTGTGACTCAAATTGGAAAAAAAGTGTTTTCTTTGACCTCCCATATTGGAAAGAAAGTATTCTGTGTCATAACCTTGATGTAATGCACATAGAGAAAAATGTTTGCAATAACGTAGTGTTCACTATATTAAATGATAGTGAAAAGTCAAAGGACAATCTGAAAGCTCAAAAGGATTTACAATGTATGGGCATAAGGCTAGAGTTGTGGCCACATGATGGTGAAAAATATTCTTCTGCAATATTTACTATGTCAAATTCACAGAAGGATATATTTCTGAAGACTCTTCAAAAAGTTGTCTTTCCAGATAGTTATTCCAGCAATATTATGCATTGTGTTGACTTGCGACAGCGTAAGTTGACTGGATTGAAAAGTCATGATTGTCACATTCTGATGGAACATTTACTTCCAATTCTGGTCAAGAATGCACTGCTTGCCCCCGTGGCCAGG TCATG GTATCTAGGTCGTATGAAGCAATATGCGCGCAACAGGGATCATGCAGAAGGTTCAATTGCGGAGGGCTATTTATCTGAGGAAATTCTAACTTTCTTCTCTAGATATCTGGATAACATTGAGACTAAAATGAATCGACCGGTGCGAGTTAATGATCAACCTAATGGAGTAATCTCTAATGCATGTGAAATTATGTTTCCAAAAGTTGGAAAGGCGTTAGGGGCTGCAACACATTTTAAGCTAAATCAAATGGAACGACATCAAGCACATCATCATGTACTAGTCAACTGCGAGGCTGTTTCTGAATTTATTGATTAA